The following proteins come from a genomic window of Verrucomicrobiota bacterium:
- a CDS encoding potassium channel family protein — translation MQNSFEFLKIFAIALYTIAPVLLLLGGIIASLGFRIGHMEGWSRSESLYFCFVTATTVGYGDFRPSRVITRTLAIAIAFTGLVFTGIIVAVGLHALEIAMKS, via the coding sequence ATGCAGAACAGCTTCGAATTCTTAAAAATTTTCGCTATCGCACTATACACCATTGCCCCGGTGCTTTTGCTCTTGGGTGGAATTATCGCGAGTCTCGGATTTCGTATTGGCCACATGGAAGGCTGGAGCCGATCGGAGTCCCTCTATTTCTGCTTCGTTACTGCTACAACGGTAGGCTACGGAGACTTTCGTCCTTCCCGCGTTATTACGAGGACCTTGGCAATCGCCATTGCCTTCACCGGATTGGTCTTTACCGGAATCATCGTAGCGGTTGGCCTGCATGCTCTCGAAATCGCGATGAAAAGTTGA
- a CDS encoding metal-dependent hydrolase: protein MDPVSQATAGALVALALSRPRETGRAFLLGAVAGAAPDLDILIESASDPLLGLEYHRHFTHSLLVAPMIGLLVVFAFRVFPRMRQLPYRRAALYGIAGSFSHGLLDACTSYGTRLYWPFSQYRESWDTISVIDPIFTIPLILLVLGSLLFRSPVWSRVGLLFAIGYLSFGFFQRERAASFARDLAASRGHVVDLVTARPSFANLLLWRIVYESEGIYHVDAVSLGFLREPVLYEGGTVGAFSEAEADQLADPESVLADDIERFRHFSQGFLYRWPDDPEIVGDLRYAMMPDSMRPLWGIRLDPSRPEDHVSIEYFRELDSDSFQRLWDMIRGRPVGRLNAGT, encoded by the coding sequence GTGGACCCCGTTAGTCAGGCGACGGCTGGGGCTTTGGTTGCTCTCGCACTATCCCGCCCAAGGGAGACCGGGCGTGCGTTTCTGCTGGGTGCAGTTGCGGGTGCGGCCCCAGACCTGGATATCCTGATTGAGTCAGCCTCGGATCCCCTGCTCGGGCTGGAGTATCACCGGCATTTTACCCACTCATTGTTAGTGGCCCCGATGATCGGCTTGCTGGTTGTGTTTGCCTTTCGGGTCTTTCCGCGAATGCGACAACTTCCCTATCGACGGGCCGCTCTCTACGGCATAGCTGGATCTTTCTCCCACGGACTGCTGGATGCCTGCACGAGCTACGGAACTCGTCTTTACTGGCCGTTCTCTCAGTATCGGGAATCCTGGGACACAATCTCGGTCATCGATCCGATCTTTACGATCCCGCTGATTCTTTTGGTTCTGGGGAGTCTGTTATTTCGGTCACCAGTCTGGTCTCGGGTGGGCCTGTTGTTTGCGATCGGCTACTTGTCGTTTGGCTTTTTCCAGCGGGAAAGGGCAGCCTCGTTTGCGCGTGATCTTGCAGCGAGCCGTGGTCATGTCGTTGATCTCGTAACAGCCCGTCCTTCCTTTGCAAACCTCTTGCTCTGGCGAATCGTATATGAGAGCGAAGGAATTTATCATGTGGATGCAGTCTCACTCGGTTTTTTGAGGGAGCCGGTCCTTTATGAGGGCGGGACTGTCGGGGCATTTTCCGAAGCTGAGGCAGATCAACTCGCCGATCCTGAAAGTGTTCTTGCAGACGATATCGAGAGGTTTCGGCATTTTTCCCAAGGGTTCCTTTATCGCTGGCCCGATGACCCAGAGATCGTCGGTGACCTTCGTTATGCGATGATGCCGGATTCGATGCGTCCGCTTTGGGGGATTCGCCTCGACCCCTCCCGGCCTGAGGATCACGTATCAATCGAGTATTTCAGGGAGCTGGATAGCGACTCGTTTCAAAGGCTGTGGGACATGATTCGCGGGAGGCCTGTGGGGAGGTTGAATGCCGGAACTTGA
- a CDS encoding LemA family protein has translation MGGSQVTLIIVVLVILLPVIWAILQYNGLVSLRNHIREAASNIDTELKRRYDLIPNLVSTVKAYAAHEREVLEKVTMARDRCMRSTGTPGAKAPAEQEMSRGVTQLLARAEAYPDLKADKNFLQLQEELSVTEDRIQAARRFFNGNVRDYRNKCEQFPSSLIASAFGFRPEDYFDVDPSVREVPATRF, from the coding sequence ATGGGAGGAAGCCAGGTCACTCTAATCATAGTCGTCCTCGTCATTCTCCTTCCGGTGATCTGGGCGATTCTTCAATACAATGGGTTAGTCTCCCTGCGGAATCACATCCGCGAAGCTGCCAGCAACATCGATACCGAGCTTAAGCGACGCTATGACCTGATCCCCAATCTGGTAAGCACTGTCAAAGCCTATGCGGCACACGAGAGAGAAGTTTTGGAGAAAGTAACGATGGCACGGGACCGCTGTATGCGATCCACCGGGACCCCGGGAGCCAAGGCTCCTGCCGAGCAGGAAATGTCCCGCGGCGTGACCCAGCTGCTTGCCCGCGCTGAGGCGTACCCGGACTTGAAAGCCGATAAGAACTTTCTACAGCTTCAGGAGGAGCTTTCCGTCACGGAAGATCGGATACAGGCCGCCCGCCGCTTCTTCAATGGAAACGTGCGCGACTACCGGAACAAATGTGAGCAGTTTCCCTCCAGCCTAATTGCCTCTGCATTCGGATTCCGCCCAGAGGACTATTTCGACGTCGATCCATCGGTAAGAGAAGTACCTGCGACCCGGTTCTAG
- a CDS encoding SDR family oxidoreductase, producing the protein MMAKNSSRVALIGGITGGVGSSLAEKFVEEGWQVAGYGRSEERLRSFVEESPDASVYQADATDSAQVDAVVEKLLEKTGRIDAYVHCVGSILLKPAHSCSDEDFDQTINLNLRSAFFGLRAAVRPMLKGDGGAITLVSSVASLAGLPNHEAIGAAKGGINGLVRSAASTYANKGIRVNAVAPGMVETGMAKPLLGSEQAKRLSASMHPLGRAGLPGDVSSALFFLSQPENSWITGQIWSVDGGMGHVRQRVKA; encoded by the coding sequence ATGATGGCAAAAAACAGTAGTAGGGTAGCGTTGATTGGAGGAATCACTGGAGGAGTGGGCTCGTCGCTTGCGGAGAAGTTTGTCGAAGAGGGCTGGCAAGTAGCAGGATACGGCCGCTCGGAGGAGCGCCTCCGCAGCTTTGTCGAAGAGAGTCCCGACGCTTCTGTTTATCAGGCAGACGCAACGGATTCAGCTCAAGTGGATGCGGTTGTGGAGAAACTGCTGGAGAAAACGGGTCGCATCGACGCCTATGTTCATTGTGTCGGCTCTATTTTACTCAAGCCCGCACACAGCTGCTCTGATGAAGACTTTGACCAGACGATCAATCTGAACCTGCGCTCTGCGTTTTTCGGTTTGCGGGCGGCGGTCCGTCCAATGCTTAAGGGAGATGGGGGAGCGATCACTTTGGTGAGCTCGGTTGCGTCCCTCGCTGGGCTCCCTAATCATGAGGCGATTGGCGCGGCGAAGGGAGGGATCAACGGTTTGGTCCGAAGCGCGGCTTCCACCTATGCAAACAAAGGGATTCGCGTGAACGCGGTGGCACCCGGGATGGTCGAGACCGGAATGGCAAAGCCGCTGCTGGGATCTGAGCAGGCGAAGAGGCTGTCTGCTTCGATGCACCCTCTGGGGAGAGCGGGATTACCGGGAGACGTTAGCTCGGCACTCTTCTTCCTTTCTCAGCCTGAAAACTCTTGGATTACCGGACAGATTTGGTCGGTGGATGGCGGGATGGGGCATGTCCGTCAGCGAGTGAAGGCATAG